The Sparus aurata chromosome 12, fSpaAur1.1, whole genome shotgun sequence sequence agatatatacatatttgaTGACGCCCTTGCTCGtctttctaaaaatgttttgaatctGATCTCTCTCCAGGAGGTAATTTTCTACAAAGTGATTGATTATATATTGCACGGAAAAGAAGACATCAAAGTAATACCGTGAGTAAATCTTTTTCTTTGGCTCTGTCTGaatttttattcaaaatgtcGTCATGTAAAAAAATGAGACAGGGAAGGGAAATAAAACTGGAATATTCAGGTACCATGTCACTTAAAGGgttgaagtgaaaaaaagtaACATGGTAAATTAAATGACAGTTTCATAGAATGTAGTAAATTGGACCATAGaagtattattaaaaaaaaaagaattgtattgtattggtgttatttaattattaaattGTGTGTATTGATGTaattaaaaataagaaattattAGAAACACATTAGTTAATTCTACTGTATTCCAATTACAAGTGACACTAAAAAAATAAGGACAGAATATTTAGTAAAATTGTAATATTTTGGTCAAACCAATAAAAAAACCATTTCGTCATGATTCCTTTAAGGGCCATTGTAACAGATAATAAtgatacaaataataataacaataacatgaatatattaataatactgtaataatgTACATCACGACACTGTGATATTTTCTGAGACAGTAATCGTTCCGTGAAACATCTTATTCTGCCGCAACTCTAACTGTGAGTCTAATGTGTTATGAGTGATGATATAGGTACAtttataaaacatgaataacacatcagagagcagagagtcAGTAGCCCAATATCAGTTGGGACACAATCTGTGCTCATGTCTTTAACTTTTCTGTCACACAGCACTCCAACTCCAGATCACTGGGCCTTGAGTAGCGGCCTGCCTACATATGTTGCAGAGACCGGTCTTGTATGTTTCTTTTCACTATGGTCATTATCCAAACTGCTGAATCAGTTAGAACCAACTGATTGGACCTGCATGTTTTCCACCCTAATGATTCTGTTTTCATCTCTGCTCCTCAGATTTGTAACATCATGAACACAGCTGCTGATGAGACGTTTCAgtttcaggtaaaaaaaaaagtgaaactcagatgaaagaaaaaaaaaaaaaaaaaacagcccaggGATTTCCACCAAGACAGCAATCACACAGTATCACATGTTTCTGCTTGTTTGCTCTGATGCTGCAGAACGAGGCGCTCGACGCCAGCGGGTGGACCATCAAAAATGTTCTGTCGCTGCCAATCGtcaacaaaaaagaagagataGTCGGTGTGGCCACTTTTTACAACAGAAAAGACGGAAAGCCTTTTGATGATCAGGACGAGCAGCTCATGGAGGTAGAGTATGTTCTACAATACAGACTGTGCACTCAATGACACCCACAGCTTTTGAAATAAGAATCTATGATGCAACTCATGTTGGTGTGATGTGGTTGAGAGAAGTCTACCAAGCATTTAACTTTGGACCATGTTCGATCCCGATCCCCTGATTCTCAGGCTTTGACTCAGTTCCTGGGCTGGTCAGTTTTGAACACGGACACTTACGACAAGATGAACAAGCTGGAGAATCGGAAAGACATCGCTCAAGACATGGTGCTCTACCACGTCAAGTGTCGCGATGATGAGATTCAGAATATCCTGGTCAGTACTGTGTCCTCGTTGTCTGAAATAAAGAATTTTTCCAACTCAAACTAGGCATCTCCATCGGCCTGCCACTAGGCAATCGAACCATGTTTCACactttgttttcaaatgtatgACGTTTTATTATGTGGGAGGTTTATCTACCTATAACTACCTCAGCACTTGTACATGTAATTTGGTGattaattatttctgtttttctcatctTTCCCAGAACACCAGAACGCTCTACGGCTGTGAACCTAGAGACTGTGAAGAAGAAGACCTCCTACAAATTCTGGTAATTTAGTGTCCACACATTAAAATAGCCCTGCCCAGCCCTTGCATCTAATCTTTAGATAAGAAAATATCAAGCAATTCCCATATTTGGGAGTATAGAAATTTACGCTACGAGACaaacaatttgtcagactttcttatattcaagcAGAACTGTCCGTCTGCCAGCTCCATGAATAAGTGTTTTGTCTCGTCTTATAgagctttttttctgttcatttccCCCTCGTAGAAAAAAGACCTACCTCCACTGATTAAGAAGTTCGAGATCTACGAGTTCCGCTTCTCAGACTTTAACTGCACAGAGATGGACCTGGTGCGGTGCGGGATCCAGATGTACTATGAGGTCGGGGTGGTAAAGAAGTTCCAGGTCCCTCAAGAGGTGATCCAGACActccaaaaacaaacacaacaatattCTACATTATTATCCCTGTGTATATCTATTAATCAGTTCTCCGCTGTCAGGTGCTGGTTCGGTTCATGTACTCGGTCAGCAAAGGCTACAGAAAAATCACCTATCACAACTGGCGTCACGGCTTCAATGTGGGACAGACCATGTTCACACTCTTAACGGTATTTGGCTTTTAAAGTGTTTTCTACGCTTTTTACAACAGAGGCTATTAAAATTCTCGATGGCACTCTAATGTTCCCCTTCTTTTCCCTTGTTTGGACCACTTTGCATCTCTGTGTGCTCAGACGGGAATGCTGAAGCGCTATTACACTGATCTGGAGGTCATGGCCATGATAACTGCTGGTTTCCTCCATGATATTGACCACAGAGGGACCAACAACTTGTACCAAGTCAAGTAAGTGATGtggggaactttttttttctctaagtaGAAAAGAAATCCAACATACACTTTGCTAAAATGTATTCATAGCTGGCTACACAGATGATCAGAGAAGCAAAGCGCTGCTATGTCTTTTAATATGTTATTAATTGAATTTAAAGTCAACACCATtacttcatgacatcacactgcatcatcatgtcacacatttgcataattcatGCCTGGCGGCAAGTTTGGCACATATCTGGGACATGCTtagttgttgttagcagtgctagCTCAGGTCTGtgaaagctgaccaatcagagcacactgGGTATTCAAGTGGGGGGgcattaaagagacaggagctaaatcAGAGCGTTTCAGGCAGAGGGGGGAATACAGAGCGGctggatgatgttttttttaagcattacaGTAGGTAAACCTACTCTAGTTGTAACCCAAAATTAAAGTTGTGAACCTAAAAATTAGGATAATAAGTCTCCTTTAATGTTGCAATGGGAGATAGTACATTGCAATGGGAGTGGGGAGTGTTTTCTATCTCTGAATTTGATAAATCTGAGTTTGGTTTTCATACCTAACAAGGTACGATTAGCTTCCATTAATATTTATTCAGCAATGCAATCGACTTGCTTGCGATGAGATTTCTTTGACAGTGCACGTCAGAGAatgtctgcttttatttttctgaacgttacatttttttccacatgaaaTGGCTTTTTTACATAAATGTTAGTCAAGCTAAATGTGAATGCTTTTCAAAGCTTTTACTTGCAGGGCCGTCCACTAATAACACAGCTTTGATAACTATGAGATCAGACATCAGTTTCACAAGTAGAGCCATATGATAGAAGTAAAGTGAGGGAAAAAACATGCTAACACTTTCGTGTCATAGTCATACTTTTGTCAATGCTGAAGTCTTATACTCGAGAATAATGGTTGTTGTTACCTCCTGACTAATGCTGCTCACATCTGAGGAATTGCGTTTACGCCCAACAGGTCTGGCAACCCTCTGGCCAAGCTTCATGGCTCCTCCATCTTGGAAAGACACCACCTGGAGTTTGGAAAGTTCCTCTTGGCGGATGAGGTGAGAAAGAGGCGGTAAACTGGAGAAATGACTGAAATCTCTTATAAATCCTCACGTTTCTTACTCTGACTGACGcccacctctctcctctcatctctcccaAAGTCACTGAACATCTACCAGAACCTTCACAGGCGACAGGTCGACCACGTGATTCATCTCATGGACATCGCCATCATCGCCACTGACCTGGCTCTTTATTTCAAGTCAGCACAGTCTCTCGTTGACTCACTTGTTTATGTTCTATCTCTGCAGTGTAAAAAGACAGAATTAAAAAGAGTCAAATAATCCCTTTCGTCGTACCTTGTCAGGAAGAGAACCATGTTCCAGAAGATCGTGGACCTTTCACACACCTACGAGGATGAGAAGAAGTGGGTGGACTTCATGTCTCTAGAAACAACCAGAAAAGAAATCGTCATGTGAGTACAACGAGCACGTTTGTAGTTCTTCGTTCTGTTACGCTTTTACGATCCTCTAAACCTTTTTTGACTTCAGGGCTATGATGATGACCGCATGTGACTTGTCAGCTATCACCAAGCCTTGGGAGGTGCAGAGCAAGGTGAGAAGCAAAACATTGTATTAAATTAGTGACTGAGTGTTGACTTCTGTTTCTAttagtgactgtgtgtgtttactgtgtgtgctgtgtgtttttgtgcgcaTCTTTCAGGTTGCTTTGTCCGTAGCAGCAGAGTTTTGGGAGCAGGGTGACCTTGAGAGGACAGTACTGGAGCAGCAGCCTATTGTGAGTGCTCAAATTTCAGCAGTTAAAACTGTGGGGGTGTTTTCTTCATCATCAATATCAGAAAATAGTGGAATCAATCACAACGTTGTGTCTGGTCTGACCAAAAGCCAAAAATGTTTGATATAAGGCAGAGCAAAGCTCACACTCTGAAGTCAAAATGAGATGCATGGAGAAACAATCTAAAACCCAATAACTATGGCAGTATGAGCTCCATCTTGTAATTTGCTGCCTTTTGCTGGAGTATTACCATGTTTTCTTGGCATGTTACTGCCACCATAGACACTGATAAAACAATCAGCTATTAAATTTGACTTGCTTTGACCGATCTACAGCTACTGGTTGAAGTGACAGTCATTGGGCTCTTCAACTCATCAGACAGAATGTTAACCTTAGAACATGTCAGTGAACAAACCAAATGTGTTCTATGCATATAAAAACTACACTACCATGCAAGTGTTTGGGTAGTAGTAAGGGTTAGACTAACCAGTCGGTCAGGCATTAGGACCTGACCTACGCACAAATTGGATTTTCATTACAGCTGATTTCCAGGATGTTTATATGATGTTTCTAAGTGGCTAAAATACTTCCTGTCCCTCCCCCCAGCCCATGATGGACAGAAACAAGGCAGCGGATCTTCCAAAGCTACAGTGTGGTTTCATCGACTTTGTCTGCACGTTCGTCTACAAGGTAATGTTTAATATTGCATTGTGACTGATGAACTCAGTTCTTTACAGTTTCCATACATAAACCCTTTGTACATAAACCCATCCactcaattattttcattggaGCACCAACAAATATGAACAAACCCCCGAAACTAAACAGCTCTGTTTCATCTTTGCAAACTTTTTCTTAAACGTAATTTGTCTTTGACTCTTTTCTTCCCAGGAGTTTTCTCGCTTCCACCCACAAATCACGCCCATGCTCGATGGCATCCTAAATAACAGGAAGGAGTGGAATGCTAAAAAAGAAGAGTACGAGGCTAAACTGAAAGCTATGGAGGAAGAGAAGGCGGCTAAAGAGGCAACCACAGCTGCAAAAGGTACAGTGATTATTATCACACAAGAGCTGTGATGATGTTTGCTAAGTGTTAGAGCCATTTGTGCCATTGCATGCCATTTTGCGGAGAATCATCAAACCCATGATCTACAAGTATGTTGACTCTTTTGTTTGATGTGTCTTTTCCCACCAGGTGGCGCAAACAACGCCAGCGGTGGAGGCTCAGGCTCCAAGACCTGCTCTGTGTGCTAAAAAATCAAAAAAGCTGATGGGAGTGCGCATGTGTGGGTCATGAAAGACTGAATTCAGAGTTACCtgagcagcacagacagacagtcagtaacACCGCCAAGAGAAACAAAACTGCAACAAAGGTCAGGAGGACAGATACATGAGTGAATGCACAGAATTATAGTGTCCCTTCAGAAAAACTGGTTCGGATcagaaaacacctgaacaagAAGAGAATCCTTGCTATGAAGAGCATTGATTTATGAGTTTTTAATCTCAGGTTTTTACTCAACCTCATACAGGACTAGTTTCCTGATATTCTGAGAATGAATCGTAGTTCAGATGGAAATaaggtgtatgtatgtgtgtgtgtgtgtgtcagtgtatgtgagtgagtgtttttcttgtgggacaaacttttatatttatttttgtcagctCAGTTTCTTGAAAGATAACACTTACATACATACCGATTAGTACTAACCAAGTAATTCTTTGCAGCGGGGCCGTAGTCACTGCTGCATATTATACATTAATGTAACATTCATATATggtttcaaaatgtaaatgcagaCAATGGGTATTAAATTAGTGTACAtatatttcagtattttaaaaataatttcatgtttACTCCTTCCAGTCACATACCATTTACAACTGAGAGTCTGTTTACCTTGATTGCAGAGAGCCTACAGTAGATGACTGCTATAGCTCAAGGCTGCTATTATCAAAGATACATACTATAAAGTCACAAGTtaattgaaataaatataaaggcGATTGCTTACAAATTTCACTTTGCTGTCTGCAGACAAGCCTGTAGTTGCTTCCTCATGATGCCTTCACACTGTACATATGTCTGAGAGAATAGCTGAGAAAGTTCTCATATTTTATGAATATACAATTACAACTTGTACTACCTTGGACATTAGTTGGTTCCAGATAAAATTAACTGTATTATGAACTAAAGGATTGGATCTGAATGGTAATGTCAATATTGTTGAAGGATAGAAGCAGGAGTAACCACCTCTCTTTAACTGCTGCAACAACTTATCACTCATGAATCTCTGATGGGGAATGTATCTTCTGCCATCATGAACCATCCTATATAAAAGCAGGGGTCAGCCCTAGTGCACCACCCGAGAACTGACCCTAGTTCTGAGGCCAGCGAAAAATGCGGTTTGATGTGACATTAAACCAAACACAAATTTGAAAGTGCGTAACAGGAAAGCTCCACAAACTAGAACTGCTGTCACAGTTTATGGACTACAAGTCTGTAATAACAgcctctgcagacacacaatgaAGCTGTTTGAGACAGCGCAAAAAGAACAACTTCTTGTAATGACTTGTATATATTTACTTCCtgtgtgtaaatataaaaaaaacatatttttatagTTGAATTATAGAtgcttattttttaaagtagtGAAATTAGTGGTTTGTAAGCACTTGCATATGAGTCGTCAAGTTATTTCGTATGCCCTTAAATTATTGAGAAATGGTTTTTATCATGCTTGCCTCAATGTAATGATGTACACGTACTTCACACATGGGAAGGAGAGAGTGTATCAGCGATGACCATGTATCATTAGGCAATACATGTACTTAAATATGCTCTGGGTGTACCATTAACACTATCAGAtagactttttattttaacttatGGTCAGTTTGTTAAAGCTTGCCTCTTCATGTGTACAATGACAACCCAATaaagcaaatgtatttttatgagGTAACTGAGTGAATTACTGAAAATTCCTTACAAAGTAAAATGTCTAACTTCATGCCACTTGGGTATATTTACTTTTAAAGACATATCACTATCTTAAATTATTGAAATAAGACACATTTTGTGTGAGTGAGTTACATGTTGCAACATGAAAAGTATTAAACATTTTGTGCAGTCACTTACCAATCACAATTATAATGCATTAGCATGTATCACATAATGCTATAA is a genomic window containing:
- the pde6b gene encoding rod cGMP-specific 3',5'-cyclic phosphodiesterase subunit beta; the protein is MGVQKEDVEKFLNGNPAFAKQYFAKKLNPASISKMSGLPEKDIDISQFQELSQFEESQIMYELIKDMQENINMEKVVFKIMKRISALIHADRCSLFMYRQRNGIGELATRLFNVNTEADFDDCVVPPDSEIVYPLDLGIVGNVALTKKHVNVKDVKENQHFSSFVDELTEYETRNVLAAPILNGKDLVAVIMALNKTTGPHFTADDEDLFLKYLKIATLNLKIFHLSYLHNCETRKGQLLLWSAHKVFEELTDIERQFHKALYTVRAYLNCDRYSVGLLDMTKEKEFFDIWPVLMGEQAPYSGPVTPDGREVIFYKVIDYILHGKEDIKVIPTPTPDHWALSSGLPTYVAETGLICNIMNTAADETFQFQNEALDASGWTIKNVLSLPIVNKKEEIVGVATFYNRKDGKPFDDQDEQLMEALTQFLGWSVLNTDTYDKMNKLENRKDIAQDMVLYHVKCRDDEIQNILNTRTLYGCEPRDCEEEDLLQILKKDLPPLIKKFEIYEFRFSDFNCTEMDLVRCGIQMYYEVGVVKKFQVPQEVLVRFMYSVSKGYRKITYHNWRHGFNVGQTMFTLLTTGMLKRYYTDLEVMAMITAGFLHDIDHRGTNNLYQVKSGNPLAKLHGSSILERHHLEFGKFLLADESLNIYQNLHRRQVDHVIHLMDIAIIATDLALYFKKRTMFQKIVDLSHTYEDEKKWVDFMSLETTRKEIVMAMMMTACDLSAITKPWEVQSKVALSVAAEFWEQGDLERTVLEQQPIPMMDRNKAADLPKLQCGFIDFVCTFVYKEFSRFHPQITPMLDGILNNRKEWNAKKEEYEAKLKAMEEEKAAKEATTAAKGGANNASGGGSGSKTCSVC